One genomic window of Arachis hypogaea cultivar Tifrunner chromosome 8, arahy.Tifrunner.gnm2.J5K5, whole genome shotgun sequence includes the following:
- the LOC112707333 gene encoding uncharacterized protein: MEEGNECLCALCGKRAQMLCESDQAKLCWDCDRTVHGANFLVAKHVRVLLCRHCHRPTPWKASGPSLTVTSSLCHPCSSSSSLPITTAIHDHESEDDESEDDEEEEEEEEDEYEAEEEEGENQVVPLSSASGGGGNTNGYDDGDMSSNTASSFRFNNLKRFQHNNHHNIHHSSISDEDDDDIGCCSSERLGGDNDDEDYMRPFKHRRIFNHRDDDIHCHNHKR; the protein is encoded by the exons atggaagAAGGGAATGAGTGTTTGTGCGCGCTGTGTGGAAAGAGGGCTCAGATGCTGTGCGAGTCAGACCAGGCTAAGCTATGCTGGGACTGCGATCGCACCGTTCACGGCGCCAACTTCCTTGTCGCCAAGCACGTCAGAGTGCTCCTCTGCCGCCACTGCCACCGCCCTACTCCCTGGAAGGCTTCTGGTCCCTCCCTCACCGTAACCTCCTCTCTCTGCCATccttgctcttcttcttcttctcttcccatCACCACCGCCATTCATGATCATGAATCTGAAGACGATGAATCTGAGGatgatgaagaggaggaagaggaagaggaagatgaatatgaagcagaggaggaggagggggagaATCAGGTGGTGCCTTTGTCTTCCGCTTCCGGCGGCGGTGGTAATACTAATGGCTACGATGACGGAGACATGTCTAGCAACACTGCTTCTTCTTTTCGATTCAACAACTTGAAGCGCTTTCAACATAATAATCATCACAACATCCACCATTCTTCTATTTCTGATGAAGAT GACGACGATATAGGTTGTTGCTCGTCTGAAAGATTAGGAGGAGATAACGATGATGAAGATTATATGAGGCCATTCAAGCACCGTAGAATCTTCAATCACAGGGATGACGATATACATTGCCATAATCATAAACGGTGA